The following proteins come from a genomic window of Natronosalvus vescus:
- a CDS encoding 50S ribosomal protein L32e — MADDEPQELEDISGVGGSKADALREAGFETIDDVKEASQDELAEAEGIGNALAARIKADVGDLEVTEETEAEIEDEAAEEEPEDEDVETELEPRGLTEKTPDLDDEEARLLGQRHSEGKPAFKRQDYHMKKRTPESWRVPRGGLSKQRRGYKSRGPKVQAGFRTPEAVRGKHPSGFEEVYVENTDDLEGVDGDTQAVRIASSVGARKRERIEEEAEDAEIRVLNPTYVEVEVEVDE, encoded by the coding sequence ATGGCTGACGACGAACCCCAGGAACTGGAAGACATCAGCGGCGTTGGCGGCAGCAAAGCCGACGCCCTCCGTGAGGCCGGTTTCGAGACGATCGACGACGTCAAAGAGGCCTCCCAGGACGAACTGGCGGAAGCCGAAGGCATCGGAAACGCGCTCGCCGCGCGTATCAAAGCCGACGTCGGCGACCTCGAGGTCACGGAAGAGACCGAGGCCGAGATCGAAGACGAAGCCGCCGAGGAGGAACCGGAAGACGAAGACGTCGAAACCGAACTGGAGCCCCGTGGCCTGACCGAGAAGACGCCCGACCTCGACGACGAGGAAGCGCGATTGCTCGGCCAGCGACACAGCGAAGGGAAACCAGCGTTCAAACGCCAGGACTACCACATGAAAAAGCGCACGCCAGAATCGTGGCGTGTACCACGTGGTGGCCTCTCCAAACAGCGTCGTGGCTACAAGAGCCGCGGCCCCAAGGTGCAGGCTGGCTTCCGGACGCCGGAAGCCGTTCGCGGCAAACACCCGAGCGGTTTCGAGGAAGTCTACGTCGAGAACACGGACGACCTCGAGGGAGTCGACGGCGACACCCAGGCCGTCCGCATCGCGAGCTCCGTCGGTGCCCGCAAACGCGAGCGCATCGAGGAGGAAGCCGAGGACGCAGAGATTCGCGTCCTCAACCCGACCTACGTCGAAGTCGAAGTTGAGGTGGACGAATGA
- a CDS encoding 50S ribosomal protein L5: MSEASDTEFHEMRKPRVEKVVVHMGVGRGGRDLGRAEDIIEAITGQRSVRTLAKATEPEFGIRQGDPIGTKVTLRGDDAEAFLETALPLADLSASQFDQTGNFSFGVAEHTDFPSQEYDPTIGIYGLDVTVNLVRPGYRVTKRAKASQAIPSRHRLTPEDAIAFLEGQFDVDVDTEETDDE; this comes from the coding sequence ATGAGCGAAGCAAGCGACACCGAGTTCCACGAGATGCGCAAACCGCGCGTCGAAAAGGTCGTCGTCCACATGGGCGTCGGCCGCGGTGGCCGCGACCTCGGCCGAGCCGAGGATATCATCGAGGCGATCACGGGTCAACGGAGCGTCCGTACCCTGGCGAAAGCGACCGAACCCGAGTTCGGCATCCGCCAGGGCGACCCGATCGGCACCAAGGTCACCCTTCGGGGCGACGATGCCGAAGCGTTCCTCGAGACGGCGCTGCCGCTTGCGGATCTGTCCGCATCGCAGTTCGACCAGACCGGGAACTTCAGCTTCGGCGTCGCCGAGCACACCGACTTCCCGAGCCAGGAGTACGACCCGACCATCGGGATCTACGGCCTGGACGTGACCGTGAACCTGGTTCGACCGGGCTACCGCGTCACGAAACGAGCCAAAGCGAGTCAGGCGATCCCGTCCCGACACCGACTGACTCCCGAGGACGCCATTGCGTTCCTCGAGGGCCAGTTCGACGTGGACGTCGACACGGAGGAGACAGACGATGAGTGA
- a CDS encoding 50S ribosomal protein L6, with product MRIELDIPDDVTAEVDHLDVTVDGPNGSVTRRLWYPDVTVDVDGDLLVIESETENAKTNATVGTFESHIRNAFHGVTAGWEYEMEVFYSHFPMQVRVEGDEVVIENFLGEKAARRTTIHGDTEVSVDGEALTLSGPNKEHVGQTAADIEQLTKVKGKDTRVFQDGVYITQKPQKGGA from the coding sequence ATGCGAATTGAACTGGACATCCCCGACGACGTAACCGCCGAGGTCGATCACCTCGACGTGACGGTCGATGGGCCAAACGGCAGCGTAACCCGCCGCCTCTGGTACCCCGACGTCACCGTCGATGTCGACGGCGACCTGCTGGTCATCGAGAGTGAGACCGAGAACGCGAAAACGAACGCGACGGTCGGCACCTTCGAGAGCCACATCCGAAACGCCTTCCACGGCGTGACTGCGGGCTGGGAGTACGAGATGGAAGTCTTCTACTCTCACTTCCCAATGCAAGTCCGTGTCGAAGGCGACGAGGTCGTCATCGAGAACTTCCTCGGTGAAAAGGCAGCACGACGAACGACTATCCACGGTGACACCGAGGTGAGCGTCGACGGCGAAGCGCTGACGCTCTCCGGTCCGAACAAGGAGCACGTCGGCCAGACCGCCGCCGACATCGAACAGCTCACCAAGGTGAAAGGAAAGGACACCCGCGTCTTCCAGGACGGGGTGTACATCACCCAGAAACCGCAGAAAGGAGGTGCCTGA
- a CDS encoding 50S ribosomal protein L30: MTAKAIVQIRGEVNRTQAVDDTLSMLNLHKVNHLTIVPDTDTYRGMITKVHDFVAYGEPDAEVLEAVLAKRAEPLEGRQSDVDEEWLAEHTEYDDFAALADALLDEETTLREQGLSPTLRLHPPRGGHDGIKHPTVDGGQLGKHTTEEINDLLTSMR, encoded by the coding sequence ATGACAGCGAAAGCAATCGTTCAGATTCGCGGAGAGGTCAACCGCACCCAGGCCGTCGACGACACCCTGTCGATGCTCAACCTGCACAAGGTCAACCACCTCACGATCGTCCCCGACACGGACACCTACCGCGGGATGATCACCAAGGTACACGACTTCGTCGCCTACGGCGAACCGGACGCCGAGGTGCTCGAGGCGGTGCTCGCCAAGCGAGCCGAACCGCTCGAGGGTCGACAGTCCGACGTCGACGAGGAATGGCTCGCCGAACACACCGAGTACGATGACTTCGCCGCACTCGCCGACGCGCTCCTCGACGAGGAGACGACGCTGCGCGAGCAGGGGCTGTCGCCGACGCTGCGACTGCACCCCCCACGTGGCGGCCACGATGGCATCAAACACCCGACCGTCGACGGCGGCCAACTCGGAAAACATACAACGGAGGAAATCAACGACCTCCTCACGTCGATGCGATAA
- the secY gene encoding preprotein translocase subunit SecY, translating into MGWKEAAEPVLTRMPTVTRPEGHVPFKRKLGWTAGILVLYFFLTNITLLGIHPQGGEDLFGQFRSILAGEHGSLMQVGIGPIVTASIVLQLLGGANLLGLDTSDPRDQVLYQGLQKLLVIVMTALTALPMVFAGGFLPPADVLQLGSLTLEGTQIQTLMFVQIFLGGILILYMDEVVSKWGIGSGVGLFIIAGVSQLLVSGFLARSEEGFFYSWYQILFTDEITVGSWLSAEGFNTLFIADGGGQLLALATTLLIFGIVVYAESVRVEIPLSHARVKGARGRFPVKLIYASVLPMILVRAVQANIQFMGQILNSQWASMPGWLGVYSDGQPVGGFFYYTAPIYSPGDWMWWTGQVPAGIDIWQIMLRISVDLTFMVIGGAIFAIFWVETTDMGPKATAQQIQNSGMQIPGFRQNAGVVEKVMERYIPQVTVIGGALVGLLAVWANMLGTIGAVDGTGLLLAVSITYKLYEEIAEEQLMEMHPMMRQMFGRE; encoded by the coding sequence ATGGGATGGAAGGAAGCCGCTGAACCGGTCTTGACGCGGATGCCCACCGTCACCCGCCCGGAAGGGCACGTCCCCTTCAAGCGGAAGCTGGGCTGGACGGCCGGGATCCTCGTATTGTACTTCTTCCTGACGAACATCACACTCCTGGGGATCCACCCCCAAGGTGGTGAAGACCTGTTCGGCCAATTCCGATCGATTCTGGCCGGTGAACACGGGTCTCTCATGCAGGTCGGAATCGGACCGATCGTCACCGCCAGCATCGTGTTGCAGCTGCTCGGTGGGGCGAACCTGCTGGGACTAGACACCAGCGACCCACGTGATCAGGTTCTCTACCAGGGCCTCCAGAAGCTGCTCGTCATCGTGATGACGGCGCTGACCGCCCTGCCGATGGTGTTCGCCGGTGGCTTCCTTCCACCAGCAGACGTCCTTCAGCTCGGGAGCCTCACGCTCGAGGGAACCCAGATCCAGACGCTCATGTTCGTCCAGATCTTCCTGGGCGGCATCCTCATCCTCTACATGGACGAGGTCGTCAGCAAGTGGGGGATCGGCAGCGGTGTCGGGCTCTTCATTATCGCTGGCGTGAGCCAGTTGCTCGTCTCCGGGTTCCTCGCGCGGAGCGAGGAAGGGTTCTTCTACAGCTGGTATCAGATCCTGTTCACCGATGAGATTACGGTTGGCTCGTGGCTCAGTGCCGAAGGGTTCAACACGCTGTTCATCGCCGACGGTGGCGGACAGCTGTTGGCGCTGGCGACGACGCTGTTGATCTTCGGGATCGTCGTCTACGCGGAGTCCGTCCGCGTCGAGATTCCGTTGAGCCACGCCCGCGTCAAGGGTGCTCGCGGTCGCTTCCCGGTGAAGCTCATCTACGCGAGCGTCCTGCCAATGATCCTCGTCCGGGCCGTGCAAGCGAACATCCAGTTCATGGGGCAGATCCTCAACAGCCAGTGGGCCAGCATGCCCGGCTGGCTCGGGGTTTACTCCGACGGTCAGCCGGTCGGCGGGTTCTTCTACTACACCGCGCCGATCTACTCGCCGGGTGACTGGATGTGGTGGACTGGACAGGTGCCCGCCGGAATCGACATCTGGCAGATCATGCTTCGAATCTCCGTCGACCTGACGTTCATGGTCATCGGCGGTGCGATCTTCGCAATCTTCTGGGTCGAGACGACTGACATGGGGCCGAAAGCGACGGCCCAGCAGATCCAGAACTCCGGGATGCAGATTCCCGGCTTCCGGCAGAACGCCGGCGTCGTCGAGAAGGTCATGGAGCGGTACATCCCGCAGGTGACCGTCATCGGTGGCGCACTCGTCGGCCTGCTCGCCGTCTGGGCGAACATGCTCGGCACCATCGGTGCCGTCGACGGGACAGGGCTGCTGCTCGCGGTCTCGATCACGTACAAGCTGTACGAGGAGATCGCCGAGGAACAGCTCATGGAGATGCATCCGATGATGCGCCAGATGTTCGGACGCGAGTAA
- a CDS encoding uL15m family ribosomal protein, producing the protein MTSKKRRQRGSRTHGGGTHKNRRGAGHRGGRGKAGRDKHEFHNYEPRKKHGFKRPQGVRPTVAEIDVKTLDEDAILYAAEGDAEETDGGYAIDARDVVEDGHDVDVVKVLGSGQVRNELEITADAFTETAREKLEDAGGEAMLTERAQERAAEAEAEADDEHEADAEN; encoded by the coding sequence ATGACGAGCAAGAAACGACGTCAGCGCGGCTCGCGAACGCACGGCGGCGGTACGCACAAGAACCGCCGCGGTGCCGGCCACCGAGGTGGCCGCGGGAAAGCCGGGCGTGACAAACACGAATTCCACAACTACGAACCGAGAAAGAAACACGGCTTCAAGCGACCACAGGGCGTTCGCCCCACCGTCGCCGAAATCGACGTCAAGACCCTCGACGAAGACGCGATCCTCTACGCCGCCGAGGGCGATGCCGAAGAGACCGACGGCGGCTACGCCATCGACGCTCGCGACGTCGTTGAAGACGGTCACGACGTCGACGTTGTGAAGGTGCTCGGCAGCGGCCAGGTGCGCAACGAACTCGAGATCACCGCGGATGCCTTCACCGAGACGGCCCGCGAGAAACTCGAGGACGCCGGTGGCGAAGCGATGCTCACCGAGCGCGCCCAGGAGCGAGCCGCGGAGGCCGAGGCTGAGGCCGACGACGAACACGAAGCCGACGCTGAGAACTAA
- a CDS encoding 30S ribosomal protein S8, with translation MTGNDPLSNALSGIDNAESVGHLSHDVAPASNVIGSVLEVFYDRGYIAGFEFVEDGKAGTFEVELKGAINKCGPVKPRYSVKADEFEKWEKRFLPARDFGALVVTTSEGIMSHYEAREKGIGGQVIAYVY, from the coding sequence ATGACCGGGAACGATCCACTCAGCAACGCGCTCTCTGGCATCGACAATGCCGAGAGTGTCGGACACCTGAGCCACGACGTAGCGCCCGCCTCAAACGTGATCGGCAGCGTGCTCGAGGTCTTTTACGACCGCGGGTACATCGCTGGCTTCGAGTTCGTCGAAGACGGCAAAGCCGGCACGTTCGAGGTCGAACTGAAAGGAGCGATCAACAAGTGCGGCCCCGTCAAGCCACGCTATTCCGTCAAGGCCGACGAGTTCGAGAAGTGGGAGAAGCGATTCCTCCCCGCTCGAGACTTCGGCGCACTCGTCGTCACGACGAGTGAGGGAATCATGAGCCACTACGAGGCTCGAGAGAAGGGCATCGGGGGCCAGGTGATCGCATACGTCTACTAG
- a CDS encoding 50S ribosomal protein L18, giving the protein MATGPRYKVPMRRRREVRTDYHQRLRLLKSGKPRLVARMSNKHATAQLITPGPQGDETLASAHSSDLEEYGWNAPTSNLSAAYLTGLLAGKRAVDAGVDEAVLDIGLNKATPGNKVFAIQEGAIDAGLEIPHNDSVLADWSRTRGEHIAEYAEQLDEPLYSGDFDATDLPEHFDDVREAILE; this is encoded by the coding sequence ATGGCGACAGGACCACGATACAAAGTGCCGATGCGACGTCGCCGTGAGGTCCGGACGGACTACCATCAGAGGTTGCGCCTGCTGAAATCGGGTAAGCCCCGCCTCGTTGCTCGCATGAGCAACAAGCACGCCACGGCGCAGCTGATTACGCCCGGCCCTCAGGGTGACGAAACGCTCGCAAGTGCTCACTCGAGTGACCTCGAGGAGTACGGCTGGAACGCACCGACGAGTAACCTCTCGGCTGCGTACCTGACCGGCCTGCTGGCCGGAAAGCGAGCGGTAGACGCCGGCGTCGACGAAGCCGTTCTCGATATCGGCCTCAACAAGGCGACGCCCGGAAACAAAGTGTTCGCGATTCAGGAAGGCGCAATCGATGCGGGACTCGAGATTCCCCACAACGATAGCGTCCTCGCGGACTGGTCGCGTACCCGCGGCGAGCACATCGCCGAGTACGCCGAACAACTCGACGAGCCGCTCTACAGCGGCGACTTCGACGCGACCGACCTTCCCGAACACTTCGACGACGTACGAGAGGCGATCTTAGAATGA
- a CDS encoding 30S ribosomal protein S14, with amino-acid sequence MSESDNDQTGEHAAKRTGQEAACQRCGRKQGLVGKYDINLCRQCFREIARDMGFKKYK; translated from the coding sequence ATGAGTGAAAGCGATAACGACCAGACGGGCGAACACGCCGCGAAGCGAACGGGCCAGGAAGCGGCCTGTCAGCGCTGTGGCCGCAAACAGGGTCTCGTCGGCAAGTACGACATCAACCTGTGCCGACAGTGTTTCCGCGAGATCGCCCGCGACATGGGATTCAAGAAGTATAAATGA
- a CDS encoding cytochrome C oxidase subunit IV family protein encodes MSSVRTYTLIYVLLLVLGTAKFVFFELPFSYEFALGATLVLAVIKSLLIAGWFQHLVDEPRSITYVMLTAVFMVFLLTVAAGFSIQ; translated from the coding sequence ATGTCGAGTGTACGAACCTACACGCTCATCTACGTCCTGTTACTGGTGCTGGGGACTGCCAAGTTCGTGTTCTTCGAACTCCCGTTTAGCTACGAGTTCGCCCTGGGCGCGACGCTCGTTCTCGCAGTGATCAAGTCACTCCTCATCGCGGGCTGGTTCCAGCACCTCGTCGACGAACCGCGTTCGATCACCTACGTGATGCTCACGGCCGTCTTCATGGTGTTCTTGCTCACCGTGGCGGCTGGCTTCTCGATTCAGTAA
- a CDS encoding 50S ribosomal protein L19e — MTDLSAQKRLAADVLDVGKNRVWFDPDAQGDIASAITREEIRELVDDGVIRAKDARGNSRGRARERNKKRAYGHKKGPGKRRGKKGARQNEKEQWTSQIRAQRRKLRELRDKGELTPTQYRQLYRKASGGEFRSVRYLLNYIDNEYGDQ, encoded by the coding sequence ATGACTGACCTGAGTGCACAGAAACGACTTGCGGCGGACGTCCTCGACGTCGGGAAGAACCGCGTCTGGTTCGACCCCGACGCCCAGGGCGACATCGCCTCGGCGATCACCCGCGAAGAGATTCGCGAACTCGTCGACGACGGCGTCATCCGCGCCAAAGACGCTCGCGGAAACTCCCGCGGACGCGCCCGCGAACGCAACAAGAAGCGTGCCTACGGCCACAAGAAGGGGCCAGGCAAGCGTCGCGGCAAGAAGGGTGCTCGCCAGAACGAGAAAGAACAGTGGACGAGCCAGATTCGCGCACAGCGCCGGAAACTTCGAGAACTCCGTGACAAAGGCGAGCTGACGCCGACGCAGTACCGCCAGCTGTACCGCAAGGCCAGCGGCGGCGAGTTCCGGAGCGTCCGGTACCTGTTGAACTACATCGACAACGAATACGGTGACCAATAA
- a CDS encoding 30S ribosomal protein S5 has product MSGNNYNDGWQPVTRLGKLVQEGEIDTMEDALNSGLPLKEPELVDQLLPGLDDEVLDINMVQRMTDSGRRVKFRCVVAVGNRDGFVGYAEGREDQVGAAIQKAIGIAKLNLIQVPRGSGSWEDRSDRPHSLTRQTKGKAGSVEVELIPAPEGLGLAASDTVRAVLELAGIENAWTKSHGNTRTTVNLAKATYNALENASQSRLPREVAER; this is encoded by the coding sequence ATGAGCGGAAACAACTACAACGACGGGTGGCAGCCCGTAACCCGACTCGGGAAGCTCGTTCAGGAGGGCGAAATCGACACGATGGAGGACGCCCTCAACTCCGGCCTTCCCCTCAAAGAGCCCGAACTCGTCGACCAGCTCCTCCCCGGACTGGACGACGAAGTGCTCGACATCAACATGGTTCAGCGGATGACCGACTCCGGCCGCCGGGTGAAGTTCCGGTGTGTCGTCGCCGTCGGCAACCGTGACGGCTTCGTCGGTTACGCCGAAGGCCGTGAAGACCAGGTCGGCGCTGCAATCCAGAAAGCAATCGGTATCGCAAAGCTAAATCTCATCCAGGTTCCCCGCGGCTCCGGGTCGTGGGAGGATCGTTCTGATCGACCCCACTCGCTGACCCGCCAGACCAAAGGGAAAGCCGGGTCGGTCGAGGTCGAACTCATCCCCGCCCCCGAAGGGCTGGGCCTCGCCGCGAGCGACACCGTCCGTGCGGTGCTCGAACTCGCCGGCATCGAGAACGCCTGGACGAAGAGCCACGGCAACACGCGAACGACGGTCAACCTCGCGAAAGCGACCTACAACGCACTCGAGAACGCCTCGCAGTCGCGTCTCCCCCGGGAGGTGGCTGAACGATGA